Proteins found in one Acidimicrobiales bacterium genomic segment:
- the ruvX gene encoding Holliday junction resolvase RuvX, whose translation MRALGLDLGEKRIGVALSDSAGTMATPYELVQRSGSRERDHARIAALAEEAGAELIVVGLPLSLDGSKGPAVQNVEAELAELREHVPLPFETWDERLSTVEATRRLRAAGVRGPRRRQLVDQVAATVILQSWLDANLPRR comes from the coding sequence ATGCGGGCCCTGGGGCTCGATCTCGGCGAGAAGCGGATCGGGGTCGCCCTGTCCGACAGCGCGGGGACCATGGCGACGCCGTACGAGCTCGTCCAGCGCTCGGGGAGCCGCGAGCGGGACCACGCCCGCATCGCCGCGCTGGCCGAGGAGGCGGGCGCGGAGCTGATCGTGGTGGGCCTGCCGCTGTCGCTCGACGGGTCGAAGGGGCCGGCCGTGCAGAACGTGGAAGCCGAGCTGGCGGAGCTGCGCGAGCACGTTCCGTTGCCGTTCGAGACCTGGGACGAGCGCCTCAGTACGGTCGAGGCGACGCGTCGTCTTCGTGCAGCCGGGGTGCGAGGACCCCGGCGTCGCCAACTCGTCGATCAGGTCGCTGCTACGGTCATCCTGCAGTCGTGGTTGGACGCCAACCTTCCACGCCGCTGA